Proteins from one Suncus etruscus isolate mSunEtr1 chromosome 3, mSunEtr1.pri.cur, whole genome shotgun sequence genomic window:
- the FCF1 gene encoding rRNA-processing protein FCF1 homolog: MGKQKKTRKYATMKRMLSLRDERLKEKDRLKSKKKEKKDPSALKEREVIKHPSCLFFQYNTQLGPPYHILVDTNFINFSIKAKLDLVQSMMDCLYAKCIPCITDCVMAEIEKLGQKYRVALRIAKDPRFERLPCTHKGTYADDCLVQRVTQHKCYIVATVDRDLKRRIRKIPGVPIMYISNHRYNIERMPDDYGAPRF, translated from the exons ATG GGGAAGCAGAAGAAGACAAGGAAGTATGCGACCATGAAGCGAATGCTGAGTCTCCGAGACGAGAGATT GAAAGAAAAGGATAGATTAAAatcgaaaaagaaagaaaagaaagatcccAGTGCACTCAAGGAAAGAGAAGT cATCAAGCACCCTTCCTGCCTATTTTTCCAATATAATACACAACTGGGCCCACCATACCATATTCTAGTTGATACCAACTTTATCAACTTTTCCATTAAAGCCAAATTGGACTTAGTGCAATCAATGATGGATTGTTTATATGCCAAGT GTATCCCTTGTATAACTGACTGTGTCATGGCTGAGATTGAGAAACTGGGGCAGAAGTATCGAGTTGCTCTCAG GATTGCCAAGGACCCAAGATTTGAACGATTACCATGCACACACAAAGGAACCTATGCAGATGACTGTTTAGTACAAAGAGTAACGCAG CACAAATGTTACATTGTGGCCACTGTTGACCGAGACCTTAAAAGAAGAATCCGGAAGATCCCTGGAGTTCCCATCATGTACATTTCTAACCATAG GTACAACATTGAGCGGATGCCAGACGATTATGGAGCTCCTCGGTTCTAG